The nucleotide sequence tttaaaatatatattttattgatttttttacagagaggaaggaagagggatagagagctagaaacattgatgagagagaaacatcgaccagctgcctcctgcacaccccccaccggggatgtgcctgcaaccaatgtacatgcccttgaccggaatcgaacctgggacctttcagtccgcagaccgacgctctatccactgagccaaaccggtttcggctgtatctTACATCTTTGATCTTTTTTGTTAAAAAGGCATTAATGAAGAACTTATCTATACATGTCTATTTCACAAAATGATGACTGATAGTCCATTATAACTGATTTAGAAATCAATCTTCAAGAATCATttgattaatttttctattagttttaaatctttgggttgtttttaacttttagacCTACTTTGAGCAAAAGTTAATCTACATCTATATTAACATGTTCCAGGTTGTTTTACCAATACTTGTTGTAGTCATCCCTTAAGTAACCCAGGAGAGCTTGAAGAAAATGAGGCAATTGGAGTAAGGCGAGCAGCACAAAGGCGTTTAAAGGCTGAATTAGGAATTCCCATGGAACAGGTAACTAAATTGATTGCATAACCAACCCTACAAGGTGAAATctaaatgtatattaaaacatttttcattaaaattttagacCCAGGTGTAGGTTTCTGCTTTGTAACCTCTTTATAGTTATTGGCCCCAAAAAAAAccttgaataaaaatattgaaatttttatttcctaatatTGTCAGAATTTACCTCAGTATCGAAACAGATTGGTCTGTTAACCAGTATAAAgttgactatttttataattggtCATATCAAAGATGAATTATTTTCTTGTGGAAATCCTTAAGATTATGAACCACAACTCTGGGTGAATTAAaatcacccccctcctcccaaattGTCCCCTTTAAGTAAGACAAAATATCTGAATAAACAAAGTATCTCTCATCTAGTTAAATAGCaagtatttttttctcccaaaaagTAATATTAAGATGTGAAGGGAGACTAATAACAATTCCAGTTTGAgtgactgcttttttttttctttctttattaaggtattacatgtgtccttatcccccatctccccccccccagcaccagtctccccctccttcccccccaccccccacagagtgactgcttttaaaaatatatataattctgcccagctggcatggctcagtggttgagcatggagctatgaaacagaaggtcagagttcgattccccatcagagcacatgcccagattgcaggctcgattctggtgtgtggtgtgcaggaggcagctgatcaatgattctctgtcattgatatttatctctctcccttcctctctaaaatcaataaaaatatttttttaaataataataaaataaaaattaaaaaatacaattctttcaataaatcaaattatttttggTCCTATGGAAAAAATTTAGGTACTTGAAACTACATAGTACTATTTCCATAAATCAtcaatagaaaattaaattttaaagtcatAACTAAAACTCTACTTCTTTTGTTCAGGATAGCACTGAAATGTGGTCAGTTAATTTAGATTATTTGTTTTTGATATTTCTATTACTGCTTCATTTTCGTCCTAGGTTCCTCCAGAAGAAATTAATTATCTGACTAGAATTCACTACAAGGCTCAGTCTGATAGTATCTGGGGAGAACATGAAATTGATTACATTTTGTTTGTGAAAAAGAACGTGACTTTGGATCCAGACCCCAATGAAATTAAAACCTATTGCTATGTGTCAAAGGAAGAGGTGGAAGAAATGCTGAAAAAGGCAGCCAGCGGCGAAATTAAGATAACTCCATGGTTTCAATGTATTGCAGAAGCTTTTCTCTTTACATGGTGGGATAACTTAAATAATTTGAATCAGTTTGTTGACCATGAGAAAATACACAGAATGTGAATGTGGAGATGAATGATTAGTAAAGTACTAAAAATGTTTCTGCTTAGTaaacttaaaatgattttttaaaaattgggttccCCATTAGAATTCTCATTGGATACATTGGTACGTTACAACCTGAATTTGTGTGGAAAAGATGCTGACAATTCTTGTATCACACACCCCACATATATGCACTCCTATTTGTAAAGGACATTTgtgaaagattatttttaaaaagcaaatcaacTAAACTTAACCTGTCTAAACAGTCCTAACAAATaagtgaagctctttatttgcaATGTGTTGAGACGTTTTCAGAACTTGTAGAGCACTTTATTTTCCAGGTGCTTTACATATCATTAAAGTTTTATAATAGTCCAGAAAAATGTGCAACAGAAACTGTTTGCTTGGCTTCTTCAGAACAGCTCAAATTAACTTTCCGTATTAAGATATTAAATTAGGGGAGCAGGTCGAAGGTAATTAAATGGTGTATGTCCTGATTTCTATCAGTCTGTGTTCTCAGAATTTCAGGGGACAGACAGtctatttgtaaaatggaaattggGTCATACTCTACCACAGGGGTTCTTACCACTGGTTCTGTTAACATTTGGGCtgggtaattctttgttgtgggggttCATCCTGTGCATTAAAGGAcatttagcagcatccttgggtTGTACCCACTATTTGCCATTGGTACCCATTCCCCCATCACAGTCACGGTGATTACTGATGCCAAGTGTGTGCTGGAGGGCAAAGGTGCTcccattgagaaccactgctctacaaaGTCATGCCATActggggggagcagagggaatTAAACAGAAAGGTTAATATCCGTGTTAAATGGAATTGGGGTCTGGAATATgtgtatattaatatttaaactgTACCTTGATTGATGCACTTTTTAAAACTCTTGCATAGATTTCTCAGTTTGAAATCTCAAGACAGCTTTATTATCCTTGAGTGCTatgtaataataatgaaaaaaaattgtttcttacaagctaaatattttataaatttaatggaAGAATCCATTTCTTGTTAACTCTGAGCAGTTAATTCATAATTTCAGGGAAGATTTGTCACAAGTATTAATTTTactgaaaagtaaaaacaatttaaaaattacattttaatactgTTGTCttgtttgttaaaattttaagacaatAATAGGTTAACCTGCCTATGGTTGCGTAAACATAAATGCCATATAGCTTCAAAGTACATTCAAAACATTATTTCTAGTTCTTGAGTTTTCTTTCCTAGGAAGTTTTAGGCTGAAAGCCACACATAACTAGTTCCTCAGATACAGTGGCTAATGGCTGCCATACTGGACAGTGTGGCTTTAGACCAGCACTTGGCACTTTGTAAGTGCTCAGCAAGTGCACATATTCCACCGTTACTAGAAtgccccttcacacacacacacccctttttttgttgtttttgttaaattctcatctgaggatattttttccattgattttttatacaagagtggaagggatggggagagactgaGATAAACATCGATGTATGAGAggcacatctattggttgtccccacacacacaccccaatcagaattggggatcaagccttcaaatgagatatgtgcccttgaccagaacctaACCCTGAACCCTTTAGTCCGAGGGCTAATGCTCCAACCACAGCCAATCCAGCTAGGTAGAATGCCCCTTCTTTGACCTGATGAACTTACAACTCACTCATCCAATTGAGACTAAAAATTCCTGAGAGGGCCTGAGGGAGCCTATTTAAGCCACTCCTGTATTCCTAGTCCTTTCTCCATCAGTTTTAGGTTACACCTCTCATTCCAGACACAATCAGATGTTCAGCCCATGTATACTTCCCATGCTCAAGTCCTGAAATGGGCCACTTTTTCAAGATGAAGAATAGGAATTTGCATACACATACACTGAAGTAGATTCATTGCAAAATTTACTCATCAGAAAAGGAGAGCCTCTGAAGTTGAGGATTTTTACCCAAAGACCCTCTTTCCCAAGTTTCCTTTCGTTTTGAGATTAATTTTGTAATTACAAAGATTGTAGTGATTTAAAAAAGACATCAGTGGTAGAGGTATATAACATTCAAGATTGTTGTAAGGACTTTACTCCAACTACTTCAGCGAGGCCTAACTAAGTGATTAGGATACGTTCGTTCCTCACCCAGAACATAAGCTTAGATTCAACTGTAATCTGTTTTTTTtgtaaggtttttttgtttgtttcgttAATCCGCACccggatatttttctttttttcttttttttgagtggaaggaagggagagagacaaaaacatcgaTAGGagggccaacattctatccactgaaccaaaccggctagggctgtaatctgtttttaaatatttattttttattttagagagaaacatcgattggctgtcccTTGAACGCACCACCCCTCAACCAGGGATCTAGCTGCAGCCTGGCAAGTGCCCCGaccaactggaatcaaaccagtaccCTCTTCCTTCGTGGGTTGATGATCAACCATAAGTAACACCAGCTGGCTGGGCTGTAATCTGTTTTTAAACTGAAGGACAGTGTTAATGTGTGTgggctgctttttttaaaatcctcacctgaggatatttttccattgatttttagaaagagtgggaaagacagagagaaaatatcaatgctagagaaacacatcgattagttgtctcttgcacatgccctgaccagggtgtggactggggaggaacctgcaaccaaggtacatgcccttgacctttcagactgtaggctgacgctctatatccactgagctgaaccagctagggctgggcagctttttaaaaaaatgttatatccaaaaaaaaaaaaaagttatatctaGGAGTAATTTCATTTAATCTGGTATGATTTGCCTTAAAGACCTCCCAATACTGATGGAGAAATGTGAAATCTGGAAAGAGGCTCATCTTAATAGTAGAGTTTCATACGGATATACATAATTTCTAGAGTAACAAGTATAGAAACagattgtattagtttcaaatcAGTCAAGGAACTAAGTAGGATAAAAGTTGTATTCCAAAAGCAGACAAGATAGAGACATATACAAATTACAAGTACAACATAAGATGGtgctttttaatttgattattttaaaaaatatatttctttattgatttcagagaggaagggagaaagagagatagaaacatcaatgatgagagataaccattgattggctgcctccttcacgacccccactggggattgaacccgcaacccaggcatgtgcccttggccggaatcgaacctgggaccctccagtcggcaggctgacgctctatctactgagccaagtcCGCCAGGGCTTAAtttgattatttataaataatgagaactttactctcttagcaattttcaaatatgtaaaacagtattttttaaatgagatttattcttttatttatttacttatttactagaggcccagtgcatgaaattcatgcacaggtagggtccctaggtctggccggcaatcagggcagatctgtggggcgactggtggggtgatcagggctgccCGAGGGCatctgccttggccggcctggtgccacctgctcgctagccctgccacccccactgccagtcgccaccctctgcggggcaacTGGTAGGATGATCAGGGGACCCCCCACTGGTACCCACCTTAgctagcctggggcctgtgggctgggggaagcttctacgttgagcatctgccctctggtggtcagtgtacatcatggcaactggtcattccaccagtcgttCAGccattaggttgatttgcatattaggcttttattacataggattcttttttaatcctcacccaatgtgttttcccattgatttttatttatttatttttttaaatatattttattgattttttacagagaggaagagagagggatagagagttagaaacattgaggagagataaatatcgatcagctgcctcttgcacaccccctactggagatgtgcccgcaaccaaggtacatgcccttgaccggaatcaaacctgggacccttgagtccacaggctgaca is from Eptesicus fuscus isolate TK198812 chromosome 2, DD_ASM_mEF_20220401, whole genome shotgun sequence and encodes:
- the IDI1 gene encoding isopentenyl-diphosphate Delta-isomerase 1 encodes the protein MPEINTNHLDEKQVQLLAEMCILIDENDNKIGAETKKNCHLNENIEKGLLHRAFSVFLFNTENKLLLQQRSDAKITFPGCFTNTCCSHPLSNPGELEENEAIGVRRAAQRRLKAELGIPMEQVPPEEINYLTRIHYKAQSDSIWGEHEIDYILFVKKNVTLDPDPNEIKTYCYVSKEEVEEMLKKAASGEIKITPWFQCIAEAFLFTWWDNLNNLNQFVDHEKIHRM